In the genome of Siniperca chuatsi isolate FFG_IHB_CAS linkage group LG14, ASM2008510v1, whole genome shotgun sequence, the window catggcaaacaggtccagggtgacgggtcagaccaagagcggttcagaagacccttatggattatttaaaatcaaggccagttacgtcgcccggattggcgctaccgggccccaccctggagccaggcctggggtgggtgcccgacggcgagcgcctggtggcgggCCTttcccacggggcccggccgggcacagcccgaaggagcgacgtggggccgtcctcccgtggacccaccaccgcaggaggatccgtaggggccggtgcagagagatctgggcggcagtcgaaggcaggggcttcggcgaccagatctccggacacagaaactggctctagggacatggaatgtcacttcgctgggggaaggagcctgagcttgtgcgggaggttgagcgttaccggctagatatagtcggcctcgcctccacgcacagcctgggctctggaacccgtctctcgagagggctggacgctccatttctctggcgttgccgggcggggagaggcggcgggctggtgtgggcctgctcatagccccacagctcagccgccacgtgttggagtttaccccagtgaacgagagggtcgcgtccctccgcctccgggtggggacaggtctctcactgttgtggcggcctacgggccgaacagcagtgcagagtaccaggccttcttggagtccctgggaggggtactagacagtgcaccacccggggactccgttgttctactggggacttcaacgcccacgtgggcaacgacagtgacacctggagaggggtaatcggaaggaacggcccctgatctgaacccgagcggtgttcagttgttggacttctgtgctagttacagtttgtccataactaacaccatgttcaagcacaagggtgtccatcagtgcacgtggcaccaggacaccctaggcggaggtcgatgatcgactttgttgtcgtatcatctgacctccgccgcgtgtcttggacactcgggtgaagagaggggcggagctgtcaaccgatcaccacctggtggtgagttggatccgctggcggggaggaagccggacagacttggcaggcccaagcgtatcgtgagggtctgctgggaacgtctggcggagccctctgtcagcagggtctacaactcacacctccggagagcttctcccagatcccgggaggttggggacattgagtctgagtggaccatgttttccacctccattgtcgatgcggcggctcgtagctgtggtcacaaggtttctggtgcctgtcgcggcggcaatcccccgaacacggtggtggacgcggaagtaagggatgccgtcaggctgaagaaggagtcctatcgggccttgttggctcgtgggactcccgaggcagctgacaggtaccggcaggctaagcgtgctgcagcccgtgtggtcacagaggcaaaaactcaggactgggagaggttcggagaggccatggaggaggactatcggtcggcctcaaagaaattctggcaaaccgtccgacggctcaggaggggaagcagtgcttcaccaacaccttgtacggtgcgggtggagagctgttgacctcgactggggatgttgtcggacggtggaaggaatactttgaggatctcctcaatcccgctgtcacgtcttccaagaggaagcggaggctggggacccggaggcggactcatccatcaccctggccgaagtcactgaggttgttggcaagctccttggtggcaaggcttgggggtggatgagatccgtcctgagtatcttaagtctctggatgttgtgggactgtcttggctgacacgtctctgcaacatcgcgtggcggtctgggacagtgcctctggactggcagaccggggtggtggtccctctgtataagaaggggaccggagggtgtgttccaatcacagagggatcacacttctcagcctcccggtaaggtctattccagggtactggagaggagaattcgtccgatagtcgaacctcggattcaggaggagcagagtggttttcgccccggtcgtggaacactggaccagctctatactctccatcgggtgctcgagggttcatgggagtttgcccaaccagtccacatgtgctttgtggatctggagaaggcattcgaccgtgtgccccgggcgctttgtggggagtgctctgggagtatggggtccggggccctttgctaagggctgtccggtccctgtataaccggagcaggagctgtgttcgcattgccggcagtaagtcagacctgttcccggtgcatgttggactccgccagggctgccctttgtcaccggttctgttcataatttatatggacagaatttctaggcgcagtcaggggccggagggtgtccggtttgggaaccacaggatctcatctctgctgtttgcagatgatgtcgttctgatggcttcttcaaaccaggacctgcagcatgcactgggacggtttgcagccgagtgtgaagcagctgggatgagaatcagctcttccaaatctgaggccatggttcttgaccggaaaaggtggtttgctctcttcgcgtgggtgtggagtccttgccccaagtggaggagtttaagtatctcggggtcttgttcacgagtgagggacggatggagcgtgagattgacaggcggatcggtgcagcgcctgcagtgatgcgggcgctgtatcggaccgttgtggtaaagaaggagctgagtcgaaagacaaagctctcgatttacggtcaatctacgctcctgccctcacctatggtcatgagctttgggtagtgaccgaaaggacaagatcgcggatacaagcggccgaaatgggcttcctccgccgagtggctgggcgctcccttagagataggggtgaggagctcagtcacacggggagctcggagtagagccgctgctcctccacgtccagaggagccagctgaggtggctagggcatctgatccggatgcctcctggacgcctccctcgggaggtgttctgggcatgtcccaccgggaggcggccccgggaagacccaggacacgctggagggactatgtctctcggctggcctgggaacgcctcgggatccccccggaggagctggaggaagtgtctggggcgaaggaagtctgggagtccctgcttagactgctgcccccgcgacccggccccggataagcggaagaagatggatggatggatggatggatggatggatggaagtaactttatatatttctttttttattctattcaaattttaaatatttgtatatatgttctgtgtatgttgcgtgaagggggctacaactttcatttcattgtgttagaatgacaaataaatgtaccttttttcttttttttctcaatgaaGTTAGCTAAGCCCATATTGACTCTTCTATTATTCCTGGTATAGGGCTTACTGTAGGCCAAGTTACTTTAACTATAACCTTAGTACTCATACTGCATTACTTCAAACTTGAAAGGCCAATCTCTACTCACAATCTCAAGATGTGTTGACAGATGCACATTAcattaaagtccccctccactcaaggatgtgttttgcttattggtacttggatgtttgagctccACTGGGCAAAATTATGTATGTGCAGTTTGACAGTAGagggctgttttcacattaatctgctgaagggggaaagtttgTCTGTGCTCActttaaatctgaaaataagaCGTGTACATAACAGGAGGATTTTGTGACATAACTACTTTAGAAGCCAATTatggtccaatatgcaacttacacaagtgtgatgtggaaacttgaagcctccagcGAAATAGGAGACATTATGGTCCAATagataaacttttgaaatgaacaatgatTGCATATCTGTAAATTCTTTATTTTCCAATCAAGGAGAAGGAATCTATGTAATTTTTTCAGAATTTCTAACtaatagcaggaaaagcacaggttcaactaataatattaatgatggctcAGGTCCATTTAAGCATCTCAGGACAATACCTGGACCTCCTGTAACTGGCACAGCTAAAAAGAAAGCAgccattattcattttattaaatacacctgtgcttttctgcTATGATGTGCTacaatgtctgctgtggaacTGCTTATTACTGGCCcaagattaaaattaaataaaaattgagagaaaaaaagatttgacttaccatgtatttttttactttttctttgctCTCTGCCATCATCCTTTGGGCTTTGATTATCTCCTCCCGGGTGTTATTAACCTCTGCAGCAGCGTTTTCTATGTTAGTTTTCATCTCCTCCATAGTCTGAATTGTATCTTCCAGTTTTTGTTCAACCTCCTCCCTTTGTCGCTGTATCTTTATCTTCACAATTTCTAACTCATCCCTCTCTTTCATGGTCTTCTCCAGCCATTGGTCaagctcctgtctctttttttttgctctaaAATTCATCCATTTGATTTGGCTCTTTTCTTCTGTATAGCCCCTCCTGATTTGCTCTGTATCTTCTCTCACCCTACGTAGCATCTTTCTGATTTCTTCGACTTCAAGAATCATTCTCTGCATGTCAGTGTTCACTTTGTTCTTGGTGCTTGTCTCCATGTTGTCGTCCTCAAACTGATTTTCTTTATGTTGTATTATTTCTCTGGTTCTGTCAACCTGTTGAAGTCTTATCTTGGATATCTGCTGTTCATCAAATCTGTCCTCCATGTCAACCTCCAGCACCTGCGGTGACTTCTGGCCCTCAGTCTTATCTTGTCTTTCCTCCATGTCTCCTTGTTTAGCATGTTCAATCTCTTCCTTCATCTTGCTgatctcttccttttttctcctgctCATTCTTATCATTTTTACTAGctcctttttctttatttcaatcTCTGCACTCATCACTtccatctctctcatctctttctttgtcctttGTAACTTTCCATCCAGCTCCCGTTTTTGCCTTTCAGTACGCTCCCTCATACACTTCATCGCATGCATTTCTGCTTCAGCTAATTGCCTGTCTCTCtcaatgttttctctctctgtctgtattttaGTTTTGATTCTTTCTATCTCATCTCTTTCATATTCAACCTGTGCCAACTTGTTCTCTATGGCTTGTTTTTGCCTCTGCATCTCTTTTTCCCACTGTGTTATCTTCATGCTTACATTTGTGTCTTGTCTTTGCTTTTGAGAgttagatttcatgttttccaTTCCACCAGTCTCTGTCTTCAGCTCCTGCTTCTTACTCAGAGTTACTTCCAGTTGTTGTTCACTGACTTCCAGCACATCCCAAagtttctccatctcttcctgGATTCTATTAAGTTTAATCTTCACAGTGTCAAAGGtgtcttttccttctttctgtctttctctgctttccaTCTCTGGGACTGTGGCTTTCTGCATTTGAACATATCTTTGAATTGTTTGCTTTATCTTGTTGTTATTTACACTCATTTTATGTTTGATGTGCTCAATTTGATATCTATGTTGTAAAATGTcccttttatttctctttaacTCTTGCTTTATGTCTGTTATGTTTTTCTCCATTTGTTCTTTTGCATACTTTGCTTCAagcattattttcttatttttgttcattCGACACAGCAAACTGTCAGCCATCAGCATCTCCATTATCTCCTGCTCTCGATTTATCTGCTCCATTAATTCTTTAGGTTCGTTACTTTCCTGTGATTTTGTCTTATCATACTTGAAAATTTCCAACTTGTGTCGCTCATTGATGATCTCATTACGTCTTCTTTCCAGAGTTTCTCTCTCTTGGTATATTTCAGCCCGCATTTTCAGAAGTTGCATTTTTTCTTGAGTGGCTTCACTTTTATTCTCCTCGAGTTTCTCAATTACATTTCCTATCTGTAATCTCAGTCTTTTAATTAATAAGTACTGCCCATGTTTTTCAGCTGTCAGTCTGTCAATGTCCTCCTGTTGCTGCTCCGTCTTTGTCTTCAGGAAGTCaatttcatttctctctctatgTGTCTCTTCCCAAAGTTGTTCAATCTCCTCCATTACTTGACATGCCAGTTGTCTGTGTCTTTTAATATcctccctttttgtttttatgttgacttttgtttgtttgttttctaattGCTTGGTTTTCTCCATTGTCCAGTTCTGTTCGTCGTCCTGGGTCGTCCTGCTagtctgttgtctttgctctgTTGGTCAAGGAAATGGACAGAATATCACTTTCCACTCTACACTGCATCTTACACTGTGTTAAACCAGGccagaaaaaaatcagttttgacAACGGATGAGATGGTGGAACAAATAAAGAGCTaattgaaaaaacacatttccagcACATTTTTCACAAAGTAGTGAGAGGATTTAACAAAAGGCAAAGGAAGTACAAAGGCATGTCATTTATCGTCCACCAACCCCCTCGGCCAGTTCCTTGAGGAGTTAGGACACACTCCTCTCACACTGTCCAGATGGTGGCTCTTCACTCATTATTCTCAGAGACTTCAACAAACAGTCAGAGAAGTTTGAATCTCTTTGTCTGCTCTCTTCTTTTGATCTCTCTCTatcccccaccaccaccccactCACAAGGCTGGCAACCAGCTGGACCTTGTCTTCACCTGGCACTGCTCTAGTACAGACTGATCACTACTTTTTGTCTTCTTACCCCTTTCCTATCCGTCCACTCACAACCCACCCCCACCTGCACTCTCTCTACTCGCAGCGCCCTCCCCTGTCTTTTCCCTGCTTACCTCACCTCtgttctctcatctctcctttccCTGAGTCCTTCTCTCTCCTAATCCCTGAATCTGCCACCACcactcttctttcttctctgtcctAGTCTGGACCACGTCTGTCCACTCACAACCAGGCCTGCAAGGCCATCTCCATGTGCACCTTGGTTGTCTGACTCACTGCGTACTGAGAGACGTAGCTTGAGAAAGGCTGAGcttaaatggagaaaaaagCAAACTCTTGGAGGACCTTCTCATCTCCCAATCtctcttttttgctttctcttcctttctgtctggTGCTAAATCAGCTTTCTATCATTCCAGATCATATCAAGTTCCAGACTTCTGTTTCAAATCCTAGAAAGCTCTTCAAGACCTTCTCCCTTATCTCTCCTCCTGGAGGATTTTGCTGCTTTCTTTGAAAAGAAAGTAAGCAATATCCACAATTATTTCCTCCACCCCCCAGTTGATGCTTCATGCACCTTCATCACCCTCACTTAACATCCACCCTTCCCTCAACCTCTTCAGCTTCATTCCCCCccaccctctctcctccagtATGTCACTTCTGACCTCCTCCCCTTCTTAACCCACCTTATCAACACATCTCCACTCTCAGGACAtttgtctatctgatagtgctgtagctaaattcaAGAAAGTGATTCCAtcaacatttaattcaatgccatgtctcaatataactcCTATGCTAACTTTAGTTAGCATAGGAGGCCCATCCTATCTCCCCAAATTTATCATCTTgctgatagtgctgcaggctcacctCGAATGATACTCGACTCCATTGCCCCTCttaaaaagaagacaaaacaaaggagGTCaactccatggtataacccccaaactaaagcaaacatcgcaaaaaaacttgaaaggaaatggcgttccaccaatgtggaagaatc includes:
- the LOC122888421 gene encoding trichohyalin-like; the encoded protein is MGESRDNVDTFLEEFREQIIAGARSPGAIIEAWMSQQPTTITKALTQHEQMRDLLHVVEEGTSRSKADFSQIQLSQDEPKLIANLEQRQQTSRTTQDDEQNWTMEKTKQLENKQTKVNIKTKREDIKRHRQLACQVMEEIEQLWEETHRERNEIDFLKTKTEQQQEDIDRLTAEKHGQYLLIKRLRLQIGNVIEKLEENKSEATQEKMQLLKMRAEIYQERETLERRRNEIINERHKLEIFKYDKTKSQESNEPKELMEQINREQEIMEMLMADSLLCRMNKNKKIMLEAKYAKEQMEKNITDIKQELKRNKRDILQHRYQIEHIKHKMSVNNNKIKQTIQRYVQMQKATVPEMESRERQKEGKDTFDTVKIKLNRIQEEMEKLWDVLEVSEQQLEVTLSKKQELKTETGGMENMKSNSQKQRQDTNVSMKITQWEKEMQRQKQAIENKLAQVEYERDEIERIKTKIQTERENIERDRQLAEAEMHAMKCMRERTERQKRELDGKLQRTKKEMREMEVMSAEIEIKKKELVKMIRMSRRKKEEISKMKEEIEHAKQGDMEERQDKTEGQKSPQVLEVDMEDRFDEQQISKIRLQQVDRTREIIQHKENQFEDDNMETSTKNKVNTDMQRMILEVEEIRKMLRRVREDTEQIRRGYTEEKSQIKWMNFRAKKKRQELDQWLEKTMKERDELEIVKIKIQRQREEVEQKLEDTIQTMEEMKTNIENAAAEVNNTREEIIKAQRMMAESKEKVKKYMLNLTENGSMRRRRRQITQLDAI